A genomic segment from Bradyrhizobium sp. ISRA430 encodes:
- a CDS encoding AMP-binding protein gives MSAGLNENDYLATLRGLWDKAWPKGMPRSPNYLHGEVPLTEYLRAWAKRSPERPAVIFYGHVTTYAELDRQSDRFAALLQAKGVRKGDRVAVFLPNCPQFHIVFFGILKLGAIHVPVSPLSRAFELSYELNDTQAEVIVALDQLVPVVEQVKGEVRLREIIVTSFADVVPAAPAFPVPDSIRTPRVAVPGATDLLPALAAMSAPTPLPSPGLDDVAALNYTGGTTGMPKGCVHTHRDMVYTAAANYGISVQSDESSVFLSFFPEFWIAGENFGLIFPLFSGGTLVLLARWDAVGAMAAIDKYKVTITAMPVDGAVELMDHPRWSEFDLSSLRQVRVVSFVKKLNADYRKRWKDLTGTILMEAAWGMTETHTSNTFTAGFQDDDFDLNNQPIFVGLPVPGAEFKITDFETSALLPLGAEGEIRVRTPSLLKSYWNKPEATAESLVDGWLRTGDIGTIDKDGFLHFLGRRKEMLKVKGMSVFPPEIEALLGQHPKVLGSGVVGRDDPDKGQVPVAYIQLKPEAVGTISAEDLRAWCAERMAVYKIPEVRIIEALPLTATGKVKKQDLSPNLPAAV, from the coding sequence ATGAGCGCAGGCCTCAACGAGAACGACTACCTCGCCACCTTGCGCGGCCTGTGGGACAAGGCCTGGCCGAAGGGCATGCCGCGCTCGCCGAACTATCTGCACGGCGAAGTTCCGCTGACGGAATATCTGCGCGCCTGGGCGAAGCGCAGCCCGGAGCGGCCCGCGGTGATCTTCTACGGTCACGTCACGACCTACGCGGAGCTCGACCGGCAGAGCGACCGCTTTGCCGCGCTGTTGCAGGCCAAGGGCGTGCGCAAGGGCGATCGCGTCGCGGTGTTCCTGCCGAACTGTCCGCAATTCCACATCGTGTTCTTCGGCATCCTGAAGCTCGGTGCGATCCACGTGCCGGTGAGTCCGCTGTCCCGTGCCTTCGAGCTGTCCTACGAGTTGAATGACACTCAGGCCGAGGTGATCGTGGCGCTGGACCAGCTCGTGCCCGTCGTCGAGCAGGTGAAGGGCGAAGTCCGTTTGCGCGAGATCATCGTGACGAGCTTTGCCGATGTCGTTCCGGCGGCGCCGGCATTCCCTGTGCCGGACTCGATCCGCACGCCGCGCGTGGCGGTGCCCGGCGCCACCGACCTGTTGCCTGCGCTTGCTGCAATGTCTGCACCTACGCCGCTGCCGTCGCCGGGCCTCGATGATGTCGCCGCGCTCAACTACACCGGCGGCACGACGGGCATGCCGAAGGGGTGCGTTCATACCCATCGCGACATGGTCTACACGGCCGCCGCTAATTACGGCATCTCTGTCCAGTCGGACGAGAGCAGCGTGTTCCTGTCGTTCTTCCCGGAGTTCTGGATCGCGGGCGAAAATTTCGGCCTGATTTTCCCACTGTTCTCCGGCGGGACGCTGGTGCTGCTGGCGCGCTGGGACGCGGTCGGCGCCATGGCCGCGATCGACAAGTACAAGGTCACGATCACGGCGATGCCGGTCGACGGCGCGGTCGAGCTGATGGACCATCCGCGGTGGAGCGAGTTCGACCTGTCGTCCTTGAGACAGGTGCGCGTCGTCTCCTTCGTCAAGAAGCTCAACGCCGACTATCGCAAGCGCTGGAAGGATCTCACCGGCACCATCCTGATGGAGGCGGCCTGGGGCATGACGGAGACCCACACCTCCAACACCTTCACGGCCGGCTTCCAGGACGACGATTTCGATCTCAACAACCAGCCGATCTTCGTCGGGCTGCCGGTCCCCGGCGCCGAGTTCAAGATCACCGATTTCGAGACCAGCGCGCTACTGCCGCTCGGCGCGGAGGGCGAGATCCGCGTGCGTACACCGTCGCTGCTCAAGAGCTACTGGAACAAGCCGGAAGCGACCGCGGAGTCGCTGGTCGATGGCTGGCTGCGCACCGGCGACATCGGTACCATCGACAAGGACGGCTTCCTGCACTTCCTCGGCCGCCGCAAGGAGATGCTGAAGGTCAAGGGCATGAGCGTCTTCCCGCCGGAGATCGAAGCGCTGCTCGGGCAGCACCCGAAGGTGCTGGGCTCGGGTGTGGTCGGGCGCGATGATCCCGACAAGGGGCAGGTGCCGGTGGCCTATATCCAGCTCAAGCCGGAGGCGGTCGGTACCATCTCCGCGGAGGACTTGCGCGCCTGGTGCGCCGAGCGGATGGCCGTCTACAAGATTCCGGAGGTGCGCATTATCGAAGCCTTGCCCCTGACCGCGACGGGCAAGGTGAAGAAGCAGGACCTCAGTCCGAACCTGCCTGCTGCAGTCTGA